In the Chiloscyllium plagiosum isolate BGI_BamShark_2017 chromosome 15, ASM401019v2, whole genome shotgun sequence genome, one interval contains:
- the LOC122557072 gene encoding uncharacterized protein LOC122557072 — protein MSCQSDVAVKQHLLNKNLLFDAQSGFCQARTAPGFVAALIRTQSKKMNCTGDLREIALGIKVPPLSTSETGLAATLMQQGQRVAFSSRTLTEMEHITLEWTKNAWSLSLVVNTFINTYFQETKQHSELTTNHFKVTFHKLPLFTPKNVTHNTELAFAHASQVTEADVNCRRAVDSSFPVKTVQDTGIIKLLLSINCNIYRNPSYSFTHPDAF, from the coding sequence ATGTCCTGTCAAAGTGATGTTGCTGTCAAACAACACTTGCTCAACAAAAACCTGCTCTTCGATGCTCAGTCTGGGTTCTGCCAAGCCCGCACAGCTCCTGGCTTTGTGGCAGCTTTGATCCGaacacagtccaaaaagatgaaCTGCACAGGTGATTTGAGAGAGATTGCACTTGGCATCAAGGTCCCACCCCTCAGTACCAGTGAGACAGGACTTGCAGCAACCCTGATGCAGCAAGGACAGCGGGTTGCATTTAGTTCCAGGACATTAACAGAAATGGAACACATTACGCTTGAATGGACAAAGAATGCCTGGTCACTATCTTTGGTTGTGAACACTTTCATCAATACCTACTTCCAGGAGACAAAACAACATTCAGAACTGACCACAAACCACTTCAAAGTAACTTTCCACAAACTGCCACTGTTTACGCCAAAGAATGTTACTCACAATACAGAGTTAGCATTTGCACATGCTAGTCAGGTGACTGAAGCAGATGTAAATTGCAGACGTGCTGTTGACAGCAGCTTCCCAGTGAAGACAGTACAGGATACTGGAATCATAAAGCTGCTGCTA
- the LOC122557071 gene encoding interferon-inducible GTPase 5-like, which translates to MGGASSRDQEAETSYCLENETVESSNSSFFTDEELAKLKSDYDTGGVEKVKTVVQQKVTELDNTELNVAVTGQSGAGKSSFINAMRGLRSVDEGAAEVGTVETTMEPTRYKHPNLPNVCFWDLPGIGSLEMPLNKYLKKMKFKKYDFVVIISACRFTENDSKLAKEIKRLGKNFYFVRSKIDNDLDSKRKGGGQFNEEEQLEKIRNDCVSKLQRTGIPSPSVFLISNFDLNLYDFSLLNKALEGDLTNIMKNMYILALPNLNSEIVEKKRKELRKRIWMLAILSGVIGVVPDVSLGCDTGIVIGGIVHFRQCLGLDDSSLQSLAKRAGKPVEDLKAVVTTPLVGGEITPDVINRLAWGAAAVTISAIELTVCFIPVIGSIFGVGSSFLMTYKLLSAALDDLTESAQKVVAAAFGTKNDPNQTSAQ; encoded by the coding sequence AGATCAAGAAGCTGAAACTTCATACTGTTTGGAAAATGAAACCGTGGAATCTTCAAACTCTTCGTTCTTCACTGATGAAGAACTCGCTAAACTCAAGTCTGATTATGACACGGGTGGAGTGGAAAAGGTTAAAACAGTGGTACAGCAGAAAGTAACTGAACTGGACAATACAGAGCTCAATGTTGCAGTAACAGGACAATCAGGTGCCGGGAAATCTTCCTTCATCAATGCGATGAGAGGACTTCGGTCTGTTGATGAGGGAGCAGCTGAAGTTGGTACCGTAGAGACCACAATGGAGCCAACAAGATACAAACATCCCAACCTGCCGAATGTTTGTTTCTGGGATCTGCCAGGAATTGGATCCCTGGAAATGCCACTGAATAAATacctgaagaaaatgaaatttaaaaaatatgatTTTGTCGTTATTATCTCAGCCTGTCGATTCACAGAAAATGACTCAAAACTTGCCAAAGAGATCAAACGGCTCGGGAAGAATTTCTATTTTGTTCGATCTAAAATTGATAATGATCTTGATtcaaagagaaagggagggggaCAATTTAATGAAGAGGAACAACTCGAGAAGATCAGAAATGACTGTGTCAGTAAGCTGCAAAGGACAGGGATCCCATCACCCAGTGTGTTCCTGATATCAAACTTTGACCTGAATCTGTATGATTTTAGTCTGTTAAATAAAGCTCTGGAAGGTGACCTAACAAATATTATGAAAAATATGTACATCCTCGCCCTCCCAAACTTAAACTCAGAGATTGTGGAGAAGAAAAGGAAAGAGCTAAGGAAACGAATCTGGATGTTGGCGATACTTTCTGGGGTAATTGGGGTGGTTCCTGATGTCTCCCTGGGCTGTGACACTGGGATAGTAATTGGAGGAATAGTACATTTCCGTCAATGTCTGGGTCTGGATGATTCCTCTCTTCAAAGTCTGGCCAAGAGGGCAGGGAAACCTGTGGAGGATCTGAAAGCAGTGGTGACAACTCCCCTGGTCGGGGGGGAGATAACCCCCGATGTCATAAATAGATTGGCCTGGGGTGCTGCTGCTGTCACCATTTCAGCAATCGAGCTCACAGTTTGCTTCATCCCAGTGATTGGTTCCATCTTCGGAGTAGGCTCTTCGTTCCTTATGACCTACAAACTGCTGAGTGCTGCACTGGATGATCTTACAGAGAGTGCACAGAAAGTGGTGGCGGCTGCATTTGGGACCAAAAATGATCCAAACCAAACATCAGCGCAGTGA